The Dermacentor andersoni unplaced genomic scaffold, qqDerAnde1_hic_scaffold ctg00000041.1, whole genome shotgun sequence DNA window CCGGGCACCTCTGCAATAACACGCCGCCTTAATGTAGGAGTAAAACCTTGACGACAGTAATACATTTAGTATCATTTCTGTGCATACATCCATGTTCGACGAGCACGCCGCGTGTGGTTTCTCAGAGGACTCTATCTTCATTGAACGTTGTTTCAGTGAAATATTCCACAAGGACTCATACTTAAACCTCGCTGCGCAGAACGTGATCCAGACAACGTTCACGAACTATCGGGTGAACGTGACCATCTACAGATGCAAGGACGAGCACGACTGGCAGGGCCAGTCCGTGTCGTGGTACCGCCTTGTCACACTGTTCGCTCTACCGTCGGTGGTCATGATCGTCTGCTACTCGTGGGTCATCCTAGAACTGTGGGTCAGCACGAAGACCATGGACCAGCTCACTCAGTCCGCAAAGTTTAGGTACGCACAAGGTTTTGTACATTTTTACAGCAGCACGCTATTTTCAAGCCGTCAGCGCAACAAAGCGTTTACACCAAAATTGGTATTTAGGTTGCCTTGTATGCAAGCACGACGAAATAATAAAATGATATcaaaacaatgcaaaaaaagtTCGCTGGCGTTTTCAACTCACACTGTAATATGAAGACGGGAGGCAAATTGTAATCTAGGTAGAACATTTATTAAAAGTACATGTCAAGAATTCGTTCCTCGCTGTCATCTGAGTCGAAGTTAGTCTATACTTTATTTTGTCATCTTGCAGACTAGTTCTTTGGCacatatcgtttttttttctttatatacagcaacccgatatgttcacgtgtcaatatgttccgCGCCATCCTGAACGTGATTACTTTCAGGCTGCTTTCCTGCATGCTATTTTAACACTAAAATTCTCTACAGGTGCCACAGTGATCTTTTTGCTTATGACGAGCAAAAGAAACAGAGCAGTGTTGATGACTTTGTGATCACATTGTATTATGATGCGCATCACAGAGTGCTCCTCTTACGAGTAACAATAATTGCCTGTGAATCCTTATTGGTATATGTTTTCCTCCTACTCTAGAATGAGAAATTTCCAGTGTGATTTCTGAGTTATATATCGCTTGACGACTGAATCTGCTGCATTAATGGATCCACCGGTACGTTAGGATGAGGTTGATTAACCGACGAGGCTGGTTAATCTTAGGAGTTACAGCTCCAACAACGTTGGGTGCACAGCACTTTAAAATAATAATTTCGCCTGTTGCAGTTACCAGTGCCAAGCTCCCACGACGCCGAGACTGGGTTCTCTTACCAGTCCAGCACAGCAGCAGCCTAACTGTAGGCTCATCCTTCGGGGTCATGCCAACTCCGACATAAGGGACGTCAAGAGAGCACGCCAACAGGTACGCGTTCACAAAAAAAGGACATAGTGTCAACTAACATGAGCATCGTGATTTTATATCGGTAAGGAAGTAAAGTGAAATCTGCTTCTTTCATAATGATGTAATTTGGAGCTAATGACCTACTTATATGCAATTATCTCCTGTTCGTATATTGAATCAGTATAGAATCTATGTTAATTGCACCATACCAGTTCCCTTACGAAATGGTTAGTGTTCTTTATCGAACTCCGAAAATGGCCAAGACATCCTCATGTCAGTGTTGGTAATAGTAATACGAAATCTGTTGTTTAAGATGAGGTGCATTGCTGAATCCTTGCACTTCATTATAAGTGCAGCTCATTCCATATATAAATTTTTCATTGTATGCAGGTCATCAAGATGCTCATCCTCGTGGTGATCCTCTTTCTGCTTTGCTGGGGCCCCCGGCTCGTCATGGAAATCGTCATCAAGTGCTGTCTCAATGTGTTCAACCACGGCGTGTACGCTGTGCGCGTACTCTTCTACCTGCTGCCGTTTGTGCACAGCTGCCTGAACCCCATCGTCTACTGCTTCATGTCCAGCAAGTTCCGACGCCGCATGGTCCGATGCTGCCACCGCACCTGCTTCGCACCTCGCTGCCGCGTCAAGTCCGCCACCACCAACAACCGTTGTTCGTCCAGAAACGGCACCACACGTCTCGGTTCGACGTACACGTTCACGTCGTACGCCACCTCGACGGTGGCCATCCCGTCTTCGATGACGCAGGTACCGGGCGATCCGCTCGCTTTGTGACAATCGCCCTGCCCGCCGCTGCACCAGCGCGGCGCTCTGCAGCTGAAAGCTACCGGTGCCAAAGTAGCCAAGAAGAAGAGCGCTAAGCAGCAGAATCGTTGCAGGGACGCCACGATTGAGGACTTCTTGTGAATGGATGAACAGAGGGACGGCACGTTTACTCGGAGAAATGTGCATAAAATACTCGCGGCATCACATAGGTGATATCAAGGGTTCTGTGACAGTGAAGAAGCTCCGCATTGGAGTCCAGGTGCGATCGTTTTCCACGAAACGTAAAACGTGAGCCAGgtgttttttggattctgtctaGAACTCTTCACGGTGACTCATTTGTGATTTGGAGTGTTCTTGTCAAACAGTGACACGGATACTTACGGACATTGATGCGTGTTCAGGATGTGACGAATTGCGTAAACTGGTCCCCCGGTGATCCAAAGTGACTGCATGTGCAAAGTGAGAGGGTGTATTCAACCGCGCCAGCCGTTTAGGTTGAGCACATTCAAACGGTAATTTTGGAACCACGCTTCAGATTCATACACCGCGGCATAAAGCTGATGGAGCAGTAATGTTTCTGAAAAAAATTACTTGTTTGTGGATGGTTCGGTCGTAACTTGACAGCGCAGCCCATTTCTGAGCCTAAGGCACGCTACCACAAGTTATTTGCAATATGAACGCCGCCGCAGCATTTGTAGTGCTTATGCTACAGTGTCGACCCTGAGAAGGACCCCAAGTGTATATATTAGAAAGGAGCAAGGAATTTTTCACTAAATCTTTCATTTACTCACTCGAAGACTTTAAAAAAAGTAAGCTTAATTTGAGAGGTAAGGCGATTTGCACTGACGTGATATACCATCACCAGGAAAATGGTGGAACACACACCTGCAGTTAGAAATGTCCGTGTTAATAGAAGGTTCGCGGCCTCATGCTTTGAGAAACGTGTACATATTTATGTTTAACGGCTTGCTTGAAATCAAAAAGTGTCCATGGAATGTCGGGTGTTTCCTTTTGGGCGAGTGACGACAATGTTGTATTTTCCCCTCTGCGAGTCGTACTTCTGTAGGTTGCGACATTCGAGAGCGTAACTTCGGTCCATTAAAGCTATATTTCTCTTCAGGCTTCGGCGAAGCGGACCACTGTTCAGAGAGAATCTCATGAATACAATTTTCTTGAACGAAATAGCGTGTTGCAACGCATTTCTCCCAATATGTTTGCTCCATGTCTGCGTATGACTTGGAAAGGCTGTTTGTGATTTGTGTGTAAATGTGAGCGAAATATTACTGCGGTGGAGTGCTGAACTATTCGTAAGTTCCCTTGCATGGCTGTTTCTCCCAATGACCCACACCGTGCGCGTCGTTTCTCACCTCGTTCGGATCTGACTGAGCCAGTATTCTATCAGCCATGTGGATATGAACgccatgttcttttttcttcactgatAATGAAGgcatgaaaacctgagacaagtAGACCTGCAAGCATACTCTTCGTCATTCGAGATTGTGGTGTGCAGGCAAGCGGAAAGAATGCCGTGCTGTATTGCATTGTTAGCGCTGTTTGTTGTTAGCGTGATAAACATGAATGTGTTGGTATGTCCTGTTtgtaaaaacaacaaaaacaatattGTTCTCGCCTTCAAGTTATCGTGTGAAACACTTGTTATTCGTGTCTAATGGTTGTGTTTTCCCATGATGCCGCGATGGTTTCAACATGTACTTTGTACGCATGAGGGTTAGTTAAAGTTTCCTATAAGAAATGTCGCGCTCAATATGGCAGTGCTGATTTATCGTCCATAATTTTCCAAAAACTGGGTGGTGCAATGTACCTAAATATTTGACTGGTGCTTGTTCTTCTGGTGCCATTGATAGTGTAATGCTCCGAATGCAATGATGCCATTTGTTGTGAATTTTGTCTTACCTATGTCAGCTACTAGTTGTTAAATGCAAGAAAACAACAAGGAAATGACACTAACGCTAACACTGTTATTACAGCGTTAGTATTTCACTCCTAATCACACTTAGTAGAATATATCTCTAATCACCTTTCTTGCGGTTTTAGTATGctaaaagcaaaagaaaggacaagGGTTGCTAAAGTATAACGCGGCACAGAGCCAGTGCTAAACATGTTCGGCAACACTTCTTACAAGCTTTAGGTAAGCATACTGACGTTCGGCGTATTTTATGTTGTTACGTGCTTGTGAAAGTCTTCTATTCCTGCCTGACCTACGAGCTCGAAGAGCTTCAATAAACGAGCACCGCAAAGTACTCCATGTGGATCCATCCAAATTCATCCTTCATCTTTTTGCAATCCAGTCACGGTACGTGTGTAATAATGCCAATGTAGGTGTGCTGCCCGCTATTTCAGAGAATGATTTCTTTCTGTAACTGGTTTGACAGCGCCAGAACGTGAGTCGCACTTTTTCTAGGGCCGTATCTGATATCTACGGAAATTTCCAAATCGAGAATACCAGCACGTATGGAGCACCGCAACGTTTAGGAGAATACCGaatgtttgcttttctttctcgTGTAGCTCCCGTAAACAAAGGCTTATTATCACTAAATACCATAAATTTATTTAATTTAACAAGCTCGTGAAATTTTTTGTCCCTCTATGCCGTAGACGCAAACTTCTGTGCCTGATTCAATCGAAGCGATGTCTTAGCGGCTGAAGTAACATTACGCTGAACCTTCAAATCGATGGCAAGCACCGATTTCCTCAAAACATATAATCTGTCTTGCACCATTCCTAAGGTACTCCTTTATTTTTCATACTGCGTGATAAGAATAAGCAGTTCCGTGGCACAGTGCAGCTACATACCGGGCGTGCGCGTAGGAAAACATAAAGAGGAGAATGTAGAGAACAATATATTTGTTAAAACAGGCATACTACGCACCTCCTGCTAGAGAGAGGGTGAAACATTACCCAAGCAGAAGCAAAATACTGTCTGCGTTCTTTAGAGCCGTGGTTGAGGTGTCCACCACCGTTTGAAACGGTTACCGCGGTGTCTTGCTTTTTATGACAACTTATTTCTCCTCCACTTTAAACGGAAGAAATGCTTTCAAGGTAAGTGGACAACGAATCCCGCTGTCAGCACGGTAAGTCGACAAATAATGGCTGCAAGCAGGCATATGATATTGTGGGCACTTATATTGGACCTTGTATAGGAGGAATACAATCCCGCGTCAATACCTGGCTTACTGATTCCTTGAAATGGTATGGACAGAGTGTATTCTAGGTTCTTGATGTGAAGCCACACCTCTGGCAGTATGTCCTTCTATCGTACTTTATGGCATATTGCTATAACATTggtattaaaaataaaaagagcaaatttcaagttgacgtGAGTCTAGAATCACCGAAATGGGCGTAATGTCGAATAGTAAAGTATCACCGTTTCTTCAGTGGTACGCTTTAAAACAAAggcgatgatgatgttgatgatgatgaatgcaggTGGATCAAGCCTCGCGAATCAGCCTGTCCGAGAGCCGACATTCAGGAAAGTGGAAGAAACGCAAGTGGCCTCGATTTATGACATTCCGTGCGCTGTCATTAGGAAGCGAAGTGCAGGACGGGTAAGCAAGGTGACCTGCACAGCTGTAGTAGGAACACAATGCGAGCCAGTAGTCCGTCGATCACCCAGCGCGCGATACCGCGCCGGCTCGCCCACTTCCCGACACAACGCTCCGAAATGAGTTTACGAAATGTTATTAACCGTAGGTTGCGTTCCATATCCACCAGGATGATTCAATCCCAGGGGTCTCGCCCTGTCACGGAAGCACTTAGAAGGCCGTCCCCAATAGCGTGTGGGGCGCTTAAACGTTGAAGGTCTGCAATTTAACATTTCCGCTCTGTCGCGAGTCCCGGACACTCCAACAAGGTGTTTAATATAGCGTGAGTCTTCTAGGGCACACGTATAGCTAACTCGTCGAATTAAATCTCATAGCCATTCCGTTGGAGTGTGCGCTCACCCTCTTCGGAGTCGATGCATCAGGGAAGCCTCTAGTTTACACAGACCCTCTGTCAGATACGAATTCTAGAAT harbors:
- the LOC126517962 gene encoding cholecystokinin receptor type A-like; this translates as MFVPWPPSTMEAPITQDCFTLNDTTIVTDCEGLDANTSWRTPSPDGEPSWNQTSLQLPPGHVYFDYPEEMLEPWVMNEYFFFIVVTYLVTFAIGVSGNLVVISVMAGDKSSRNVTSVFLVSLAVSDLLLLTICAPLDVAQYLVVRWDASGTVCKLAAYAETVSAFASVLNMVAVTLERFVVIVFPIHSRTVCTMSNCKRLMWGVWLVSLVVALPMLFVKNVIQTTFTNYRVNVTIYRCKDEHDWQGQSVSWYRLVTLFALPSVVMIVCYSWVILELWVSTKTMDQLTQSAKFSYQCQAPTTPRLGSLTSPAQQQPNCRLILRGHANSDIRDVKRARQQVIKMLILVVILFLLCWGPRLVMEIVIKCCLNVFNHGVYAVRVLFYLLPFVHSCLNPIVYCFMSSKFRRRMVRCCHRTCFAPRCRVKSATTNNRCSSRNGTTRLGSTYTFTSYATSTVAIPSSMTQVPGDPLAL